In Candidatus Dependentiae bacterium, the following proteins share a genomic window:
- a CDS encoding GDP-L-fucose synthase: protein MHKKAKIYVAGHRGLVGSAIVRQLKDEGYSNIITRNHHELDLRNQQEVYKFFHHERPDYVFMCAAKVGGILANRDKPAEFIYDNVMIQSNIIHASYHFKVKKMLFLGSSCIYPRNCPQPMKEEYLLTSELEWTNEPYAIAKITGIKMCQAYNRQYETNFIACMPTNLYGPNDNFNLETSHVLPALLRKVYTAKLRGQKEFVAWGTGSPFREFLYVEDLADACIFLMNQYDGSEIVNIGTGVDVSISELTNMIKEVVGFEGEIVWDRSKPDGTPRKLLNVDKMTELGWQAKTDLKAGIEKTLEWCERFHIFEAE, encoded by the coding sequence ATGCATAAAAAAGCAAAAATTTATGTTGCAGGTCATCGTGGATTGGTTGGTTCTGCAATTGTACGTCAATTAAAAGATGAAGGTTATTCTAATATCATAACGCGTAATCACCATGAGCTTGATTTGCGTAATCAACAAGAAGTTTACAAATTTTTTCATCATGAGCGTCCGGATTATGTATTTATGTGTGCGGCAAAGGTTGGTGGTATTTTGGCAAATCGTGACAAACCAGCAGAATTTATTTATGACAATGTAATGATTCAATCGAACATTATTCATGCATCGTATCATTTTAAAGTAAAAAAAATGCTCTTTTTAGGCTCTTCATGTATTTATCCGCGCAATTGTCCTCAACCGATGAAAGAAGAGTATTTACTCACCAGTGAACTGGAATGGACAAATGAGCCGTATGCAATTGCAAAAATAACCGGTATTAAAATGTGCCAAGCTTATAATCGTCAATATGAAACAAATTTTATTGCATGTATGCCGACAAATTTATATGGACCAAATGATAATTTTAATTTAGAAACATCACATGTTTTGCCTGCATTATTGCGTAAAGTTTATACTGCAAAGTTGCGTGGCCAAAAAGAATTTGTTGCTTGGGGAACAGGATCCCCATTTCGTGAATTTTTGTATGTTGAAGATTTAGCTGATGCTTGTATTTTCTTAATGAATCAATATGATGGCAGTGAAATAGTCAATATTGGTACCGGTGTTGATGTTTCAATTTCCGAGTTGACCAACATGATAAAAGAGGTTGTTGGTTTTGAAGGTGAAATTGTTTGGGACAGATCAAAGCCTGATGGAACACCGCGTAAGCTGCTCAATGTTGATAAAATGACCGAACTCGGATGGCAAGCAAAAACCGATTTAAAAGCAGGGATTGAAAAAACCCTTGAATGGTGTGAGCGATTTCATATATTTGAAGCAGAGTAG